In one window of Tellurirhabdus rosea DNA:
- a CDS encoding type II toxin-antitoxin system RelE family toxin, with product MKEYTVVIEKTALKFLGAVQPETRRRIAKAIDALARQPRPPGCKKLNGVSTLYRIRVGDYRVIYTIRDEQLLVLVIKIGDRKEIYD from the coding sequence ATGAAAGAGTACACCGTCGTTATCGAGAAAACGGCCCTTAAATTTCTGGGGGCAGTCCAGCCCGAAACGCGCCGACGTATTGCCAAAGCAATCGACGCTCTGGCCCGGCAACCCCGCCCGCCGGGTTGCAAAAAACTGAATGGTGTGAGCACTCTCTACCGCATCCGCGTGGGTGACTACCGGGTTATCTATACCATTCGGGACGAGCAGTTGCTTGTTTTGGTAATCAAAATAGGCGACCGGAAGGAAATCTATGACTGA
- a CDS encoding NUDIX hydrolase has protein sequence MTDTDFHTFRQNLARRLQQPLPGVESHRKMASASRLRAMLQPNERTRRSAVLILFYPYQGSIYLPLILRPLYDGVHAGQMAFPGGRMERTDENLIRTALREAQEEIGIRVSDVQVLGKLTELYIPPSNFFVLPVVAAMSCKPDFYPDPREVDRVVEVRLDELMDSTIIGQSRIEVRGVTIDAPHYHLQGFNVWGATAMMISELLDVIESASVD, from the coding sequence ATGACCGACACCGATTTCCATACCTTCCGACAAAACCTGGCCCGCCGCCTGCAGCAGCCCCTTCCCGGTGTCGAATCGCACCGGAAAATGGCTTCGGCCTCGCGCCTGCGGGCCATGCTGCAGCCCAACGAGCGTACCCGCCGCAGTGCCGTCCTGATTCTGTTTTATCCGTATCAGGGTTCCATTTACCTGCCGCTGATCCTGCGGCCCCTGTACGATGGCGTGCATGCGGGCCAGATGGCGTTTCCGGGCGGACGGATGGAACGGACCGACGAGAACCTCATCCGGACGGCTTTGCGGGAGGCGCAGGAGGAAATCGGCATCCGGGTGTCAGATGTGCAGGTGCTGGGCAAACTGACCGAACTCTACATTCCGCCGAGCAATTTTTTTGTCCTGCCGGTCGTGGCGGCGATGTCCTGCAAACCGGATTTTTACCCGGACCCCCGCGAGGTGGACCGCGTGGTGGAGGTCCGGCTGGATGAACTCATGGACAGCACCATCATCGGCCAGAGCCGCATCGAAGTCCGCGGAGTGACCATCGACGCGCCGCATTACCACCTCCAGGGCTTTAATGTTTGGGGGGCTACGGCCATGATGATCAGCGAATTACTCGATGTCATCGAGTCGGCCAGCGTGGACTGA
- a CDS encoding L-histidine N(alpha)-methyltransferase yields the protein MMNNEQLVGNEVAEAVREGLSQSPRRLPSWLLYDTEGSRLFAQIMHLPEYYLTRSEFEIFAQYKEDFARLFSPGGEPFELIELGPGDGLKTKVLLRHFVEQNLPFSYIPVDISEDALNQLAAALQLQWPGLDVRPQHDDYFRALALLSEEYTRKVVLFLGSNIGNYAWDEIHEFYHQLSRRLRPGDLVVTGFDLQKHPAVIQAAYTDSAGLTRAFNLNLLRRLNRELDATFDLSAWDHYETYNPETGEARSYLVSQKAQTVRFGALDWEVTFPYADLIHTEISRKFRAEEINRLAAQTGFAVKEWKTDCKGYFADVVFERLHTE from the coding sequence ATGATGAATAATGAACAATTGGTGGGCAATGAGGTGGCGGAGGCGGTGCGGGAAGGATTGAGCCAGTCACCCCGGCGATTGCCTTCGTGGCTTCTGTACGATACCGAAGGCAGCCGGCTCTTTGCCCAGATCATGCACCTGCCGGAATACTACCTGACCCGTTCGGAATTTGAAATTTTCGCTCAGTACAAAGAAGATTTCGCCCGGCTGTTTTCCCCCGGCGGCGAACCGTTTGAACTGATTGAACTAGGTCCCGGCGACGGTCTCAAAACGAAAGTGCTGCTCCGGCATTTTGTGGAGCAGAACCTGCCTTTCTCGTACATTCCGGTCGATATTTCGGAAGATGCGCTCAACCAGCTTGCGGCGGCGCTCCAGTTGCAGTGGCCGGGGCTGGACGTGCGTCCGCAGCACGACGATTATTTCAGAGCGCTCGCCCTGCTGTCGGAAGAGTACACCCGAAAAGTGGTCCTTTTTCTGGGGTCGAACATCGGCAACTACGCCTGGGACGAAATCCATGAGTTTTACCACCAGCTTTCCCGGCGCCTCCGTCCGGGCGATCTGGTCGTGACGGGGTTTGATCTGCAGAAACATCCGGCCGTGATTCAGGCGGCCTATACCGATTCGGCGGGGCTGACCCGGGCCTTCAACCTCAACCTGCTCCGGCGCCTGAACCGGGAACTGGACGCCACGTTTGACCTGTCGGCCTGGGATCATTACGAAACCTACAATCCCGAGACCGGCGAGGCCCGGAGTTATCTGGTGAGCCAGAAGGCCCAGACCGTGCGGTTCGGGGCGCTCGACTGGGAAGTGACGTTTCCGTACGCCGACCTGATTCACACAGAAATTAGCCGGAAATTCAGGGCGGAGGAAATTAACAGGCTGGCCGCACAAACGGGGTTTGCGGTTAAAGAATGGAAAACCGACTGCAAAGGGTATTTCGCCGACGTCGTTTTCGAGCGGTTGCACACGGAGTAA
- a CDS encoding DNA gyrase/topoisomerase IV subunit A — translation MSEILEPTDSDKTHDNEETLHDQTVVSGLYENWFLDYASYVILERAVPAVEDGLKPVQRRILHALREMDDGRFNKVANVIGATMQYHPHGDASIGDAMVTMGQKNLLFDIQGNWGDIRTGDGAAAPRYIEVRLSKFGNEVVFNPQTTEWQLSYDGRKKEPITLPVKFPLLLAMGVEGIAVGLSTKVLPHNFNELLEASINVLKDKPFELYPDFPTGGQMDASNYNDGLRGGKVRVRARIEELDKKTLVIREIPFGTTTTSVKDSIIKANDDGKIKIKKVEDLTSKDVEIHVHLAPGVSPDITIDALYAFTECEVSISPNACVIIADKPHFVSVSEILRTCTEQTVRLLERELQIRKGELMEKLLYSSLEKIFIENRIYRKIEECETFEAVLETIDKALTKFKKQFYREITQDDLIRLTEIRIKRISKYDTFKAEELMRRLQEELAEVEDNLSNLTRYAIAYFRDLIKKYGKGRERKTEIRAFGTIAANIVAAANQKLYVDRENGFIGYGLKKEEFVSDCSDIDDIIVFRRDGKCLVTKIQEKTFVGKDIIYCSVFKKNDERKVYNLVYLDAKSGISMVKRFNVTAVTRDREYDLTMGNPKSKVLWFTANDNGEAEVLTVNLTAQSSAKVKQFDFNFASVAIKNRSAQGNILTKYPVRKIVQKSGGVSTLGGMDIWYDEHLGRLNRDERGRYLGNFDNGDTILVLFKSGQYELTNYSLINHYEPNNIEIIEKFDPEKVISAVYFDALKKMWFVKRFRIETKTIETKFSFIGDAKGSKLVAVSTDKHPRIELSYQEKDRSPVEKMVLEPDVFIDVRGMKAQGKPLTFARVKEARVLEPRQAEEGPDEQPAEPAASLSVPEPEPEVEVTEPTPIESIGVKQLDLFS, via the coding sequence ATGAGCGAAATTCTGGAGCCCACTGATTCCGACAAAACACACGACAACGAAGAGACCCTGCACGACCAGACCGTTGTGTCGGGCTTGTACGAAAACTGGTTTTTAGATTACGCCTCGTACGTTATCCTGGAGCGGGCCGTGCCGGCCGTCGAAGACGGGCTGAAGCCCGTGCAGCGCCGTATTCTGCACGCCCTGCGGGAGATGGACGACGGGCGCTTCAACAAAGTGGCCAACGTGATCGGGGCCACCATGCAGTATCACCCCCACGGCGATGCCTCCATCGGCGACGCCATGGTCACGATGGGGCAGAAAAATCTGCTCTTCGATATTCAGGGTAACTGGGGCGACATCCGGACCGGCGACGGGGCCGCGGCGCCGCGTTACATCGAAGTCCGGCTTTCCAAGTTCGGCAACGAGGTCGTTTTCAATCCGCAGACGACCGAATGGCAGCTTTCCTACGACGGCCGCAAGAAGGAACCCATTACGCTTCCGGTCAAATTCCCGCTCCTGCTGGCGATGGGCGTCGAAGGAATCGCCGTCGGCCTTTCGACCAAAGTGCTGCCGCATAATTTCAACGAACTGCTCGAAGCGTCGATCAACGTTCTGAAAGACAAGCCGTTTGAGCTTTATCCGGACTTCCCGACGGGCGGGCAGATGGACGCGTCCAATTACAACGACGGCCTGCGCGGCGGCAAGGTCCGCGTTCGCGCCCGGATTGAGGAACTGGACAAAAAGACGCTGGTGATCCGGGAGATTCCGTTCGGCACCACCACGACTTCCGTCAAGGACTCGATCATCAAGGCCAACGACGACGGGAAGATCAAAATCAAGAAGGTGGAGGACCTGACGTCGAAGGACGTGGAAATCCACGTGCACCTCGCGCCGGGCGTTTCGCCGGACATCACCATCGATGCCCTGTACGCCTTCACGGAATGCGAAGTGTCGATTTCGCCCAACGCCTGCGTCATCATCGCCGATAAGCCGCACTTTGTTTCGGTTTCCGAAATTCTGCGCACCTGCACCGAACAGACCGTCCGGCTGCTGGAACGGGAATTGCAGATCCGGAAGGGAGAACTGATGGAGAAACTGCTGTACAGTTCGCTCGAAAAAATCTTCATCGAAAACCGGATTTACCGGAAAATCGAAGAGTGTGAAACCTTCGAGGCGGTGCTGGAAACCATCGACAAGGCGCTGACGAAGTTTAAAAAGCAGTTCTACCGCGAGATCACGCAAGACGACCTGATTCGCCTGACCGAAATCCGGATCAAACGGATTTCGAAATACGACACCTTCAAGGCCGAGGAACTGATGCGGCGGCTGCAGGAAGAACTGGCCGAGGTGGAAGACAACCTGTCCAACCTGACCCGCTACGCCATCGCGTACTTCCGCGACCTGATCAAGAAGTACGGCAAAGGCCGGGAACGGAAAACGGAAATCCGGGCCTTCGGGACCATCGCGGCCAACATCGTCGCGGCGGCCAACCAGAAACTGTACGTGGACCGCGAAAACGGCTTTATCGGCTACGGCCTTAAGAAGGAAGAGTTTGTGTCGGACTGCTCGGACATCGACGACATCATCGTGTTCCGCCGCGATGGCAAATGCCTGGTGACGAAGATTCAGGAAAAGACGTTTGTCGGCAAGGACATCATTTACTGCTCGGTTTTCAAGAAGAACGACGAGCGGAAGGTTTACAACCTGGTGTATCTCGACGCCAAATCGGGCATTTCGATGGTGAAGCGTTTCAACGTGACCGCCGTGACGCGCGACCGGGAATACGACCTGACGATGGGCAACCCCAAATCGAAAGTGCTTTGGTTTACGGCCAACGACAACGGCGAGGCCGAGGTGCTGACGGTGAACCTGACGGCACAAAGTTCGGCCAAGGTGAAACAGTTTGACTTCAACTTTGCGTCTGTAGCTATTAAGAATCGGTCGGCACAGGGAAACATCCTGACCAAATACCCGGTTCGTAAGATAGTGCAGAAGTCGGGCGGCGTCTCGACGCTGGGGGGTATGGACATCTGGTACGACGAGCACCTGGGCCGGCTCAACCGCGACGAGCGGGGCCGTTATCTGGGCAACTTCGACAACGGCGATACGATTCTGGTGCTGTTCAAGTCGGGACAATACGAGCTGACCAACTACAGCCTCATCAATCACTACGAACCGAATAACATCGAGATTATCGAGAAATTCGATCCGGAAAAAGTGATCTCGGCGGTGTATTTTGATGCACTCAAAAAAATGTGGTTCGTCAAGCGGTTCCGGATCGAGACCAAGACAATCGAGACGAAATTCAGCTTTATCGGCGATGCCAAAGGGTCGAAGCTGGTGGCCGTTTCTACGGACAAACACCCGCGCATTGAACTGTCCTACCAGGAAAAAGACCGTAGCCCGGTTGAGAAAATGGTTCTGGAGCCGGACGTGTTCATCGATGTGCGGGGCATGAAGGCGCAGGGCAAGCCGCTTACCTTTGCCCGGGTGAAGGAAGCCCGGGTGCTGGAACCCAGACAGGCGGAGGAGGGACCCGACGAGCAGCCCGCCGAACCCGCGGCCAGCCTGAGCGTTCCGGAGCCGGAGCCGGAAGTGGAAGTGACGGAACCGACGCCGATTGAGTCTATAGGCGTAAAACAGCTCGATCTGTTTTCCTAA
- the egtB gene encoding ergothioneine biosynthesis protein EgtB, which produces MLTQISLSTQFRNVRQHTEAICRPLQTEDYVVQPVVDVSPPKWHLGHTTWFWEEFVLKPHVRSYRLFHDDFSFVFNSYYETVGKRVFRADRGNMTRPTVEEVYRYRTYVDQHLIDFLENADPSPELEALIQLGLNHEQQHQELLVTDIKYILGHNPLFPTAALPLQWDEHRAASPEPLLIPEGVYSVGYAGDGFCFDNELGRHKVYLNDYALRPALVTNADYLDFLEAGGYRNFRYWLSDGWAWVNQHGISAPMYWHQIDGQWWHYTFDGLQPVVPDEPVCHVSYYEADAFARWQGSRLPTEAEWEVAQPYLNWGRRWEWTASAYLPYPGFQTAEGAVGEYNGKFMVNQMVLRGASIATPEGHSRPTYRNFFPPDKRWQFMGIRTVFNE; this is translated from the coding sequence ATGCTCACCCAAATTAGCTTATCCACCCAATTCAGAAACGTTCGACAGCATACGGAGGCCATCTGCCGCCCGCTGCAAACCGAAGATTATGTCGTTCAGCCCGTGGTCGATGTCAGCCCGCCGAAATGGCACCTGGGGCATACGACCTGGTTCTGGGAAGAGTTTGTTCTCAAACCTCACGTCCGCTCGTACCGCCTCTTTCACGACGATTTCAGCTTTGTGTTCAACAGCTATTATGAAACCGTCGGAAAACGGGTTTTCCGCGCCGACCGGGGCAACATGACCCGCCCGACCGTCGAAGAGGTGTACCGCTACCGGACCTACGTGGACCAGCACCTGATTGATTTTCTGGAAAACGCCGACCCTTCGCCGGAACTGGAGGCGCTCATTCAGCTCGGCCTGAACCACGAACAGCAGCATCAGGAACTGCTCGTTACGGACATCAAATACATTCTGGGGCATAACCCCCTGTTTCCGACCGCCGCCCTTCCGTTGCAGTGGGACGAACACCGGGCGGCTTCGCCGGAGCCCCTGCTCATTCCCGAAGGGGTTTATTCCGTCGGTTATGCCGGGGACGGCTTCTGTTTTGACAATGAACTGGGCCGCCACAAGGTGTATCTGAACGACTATGCCCTGCGCCCGGCGCTCGTCACCAATGCCGACTACCTCGACTTCCTGGAAGCGGGCGGCTACCGGAATTTCCGGTACTGGCTTTCCGACGGCTGGGCCTGGGTGAACCAGCACGGCATCAGCGCCCCGATGTACTGGCACCAGATCGACGGGCAATGGTGGCACTACACTTTCGACGGATTGCAGCCCGTGGTGCCCGACGAGCCGGTTTGCCACGTCAGCTACTACGAAGCCGATGCCTTCGCCCGCTGGCAGGGCTCCCGGCTGCCGACCGAAGCCGAATGGGAAGTAGCGCAGCCGTACCTGAACTGGGGTCGCCGCTGGGAGTGGACGGCCTCGGCCTACCTGCCCTACCCCGGCTTCCAGACCGCCGAAGGAGCCGTTGGGGAGTACAACGGCAAGTTTATGGTGAACCAGATGGTACTCCGCGGAGCCTCGATCGCCACGCCGGAAGGCCATTCCCGACCGACCTACCGCAATTTTTTTCCGCCCGACAAACGGTGGCAGTTTATGGGAATCCGGACGGTTTTTAACGAATAA
- a CDS encoding ATP-binding protein, producing MNCLTVLNDNPLFDTVPDDQLTWLVDRGECRDFPADTILYQPGDPVDHLFILLEGRFQMYTLQAGQQHELGIWEAGSLSGVLPFSRMKESATFWKTLEPAAALLLHRDHFREMIQTQYELTEVLVHQMTTRVREYTRQMQQNEKMISLGRLSAGLAHELNNPVAAIVRSVGTLKEHLHATPEQFKKVLTLQLEPEKVDEIQTLLFEKIRQRGQSARLSLLEKSSREDDLTDWLDDHDVPGATSLAENLTEAGFSPDDLDTIARITSPDSLPTVLNWLCNNLMTEALVNEITDASGRIATLIGAIKSYTHMDRGIGKDCIQIREGLESTLTLLKHKLKTKNIRVALDMHPDLPAVEAFPSELNQVWTNLADNAIDAMPEGGQLTISAQPDREFVDVRFVDNGSGIPADIKDRIFDPFFTTKEIGKGTGLGLDIVQSIIDHHHGKIYVDSRPGRTEFKVCLPVKMND from the coding sequence ATGAATTGCCTCACCGTCCTGAACGACAACCCGTTGTTCGATACCGTTCCGGATGACCAGCTTACCTGGCTCGTCGACCGGGGCGAATGCCGGGATTTTCCGGCCGATACGATTCTTTACCAGCCCGGCGACCCCGTCGACCATCTGTTCATTCTTCTGGAAGGCCGTTTTCAGATGTACACGCTCCAGGCCGGGCAGCAGCACGAACTCGGTATCTGGGAGGCCGGGAGCCTTTCGGGCGTGCTGCCCTTTTCCCGCATGAAAGAATCGGCCACCTTCTGGAAAACGCTGGAACCCGCCGCCGCCCTCCTGCTCCACCGCGACCACTTCCGGGAAATGATCCAGACGCAGTACGAACTGACCGAAGTGCTGGTGCACCAGATGACGACCCGCGTCCGGGAATACACCCGCCAGATGCAGCAGAACGAAAAGATGATTTCGCTCGGACGATTGTCGGCAGGACTGGCGCACGAACTCAACAACCCCGTGGCCGCCATCGTCCGCAGCGTCGGGACCCTCAAAGAACACCTGCACGCCACGCCCGAACAGTTCAAGAAAGTCCTGACGCTGCAACTGGAACCGGAAAAGGTGGACGAAATTCAGACCTTGCTTTTCGAGAAAATCCGGCAGCGCGGCCAGAGCGCCCGGCTCTCGCTGCTGGAAAAAAGCAGCCGGGAAGACGACCTGACCGACTGGCTCGACGACCACGACGTTCCGGGCGCGACCAGCCTGGCCGAAAATCTGACCGAAGCGGGGTTCTCGCCCGACGACCTGGACACCATCGCCCGCATCACCTCGCCCGACAGTCTGCCGACCGTGCTCAACTGGCTCTGCAACAACCTGATGACCGAAGCGCTCGTCAACGAGATCACCGACGCCTCCGGCCGCATCGCCACGCTCATCGGCGCCATCAAGTCCTACACGCACATGGACCGCGGCATCGGCAAGGACTGCATCCAGATTCGGGAAGGGCTGGAAAGTACGCTGACGCTGCTCAAGCACAAACTAAAGACCAAAAACATCCGGGTGGCCCTGGATATGCACCCGGACCTGCCCGCCGTCGAAGCGTTCCCCAGCGAACTGAACCAGGTCTGGACCAATCTGGCCGACAACGCCATCGACGCCATGCCCGAAGGGGGTCAGCTCACGATCTCGGCCCAGCCCGACCGGGAGTTCGTCGATGTCCGCTTCGTGGACAACGGCTCCGGCATCCCCGCCGACATCAAGGACCGCATTTTCGACCCGTTTTTCACGACGAAGGAAATCGGCAAAGGCACCGGCCTCGGCCTCGACATCGTGCAGTCCATCATCGACCATCACCACGGAAAAATCTACGTAGATTCCCGACCGGGAAGGACCGAGTTCAAGGTGTGCCTTCCGGTAAAAATGAATGATTGA
- a CDS encoding type II toxin-antitoxin system Phd/YefM family antitoxin, whose protein sequence is MTTVSAQEARKQFSDIISKAAFGHDPVIITRQGKEIAAIISMEELKRFQELEDHFDVLEAEKRLANPENFIPWEEARKTLGLDI, encoded by the coding sequence ATGACAACCGTAAGCGCACAGGAAGCCCGCAAACAGTTTTCGGACATCATCAGCAAGGCGGCGTTCGGCCACGACCCGGTCATCATCACGCGGCAGGGTAAAGAAATTGCGGCCATTATTTCGATGGAAGAGCTAAAGCGGTTTCAGGAACTGGAGGACCATTTCGACGTCCTGGAGGCGGAGAAGAGGTTAGCCAATCCGGAAAACTTCATTCCCTGGGAGGAGGCCCGCAAAACCCTCGGTCTGGATATTTAA
- a CDS encoding FAD-dependent oxidoreductase — MKQPIILAIDDDEPVLQALRRDLRQQYRQDYRVIATTSAHEALETLTELKRRKEALALLVSDQRMPEMLGVDFLAQARKLFPEAKTVLLTAYSDIEAAIRAINDVQLDYYLTKPWNPPEEKLFPVLDELLSDWQMHYRPSFEGMQLVGYQFSPQTHDLKDFLSGNLFPYQWLDVESSKKAKELVEVNGLTPADLPAVVLEDGSVLKRPTLSQLGERLGFSPKASASLYDLAIIGAGPAGLAAAVYGGSEGLKTILIDKRAPGGQAGTSSRIENYLGFPNGLSGAELTRRAITQATRFGVEFLAPQEVTSIKSEGQYKRIHLADGGEVMARSILLSTGVSYHKLDNPSLERFTGAGVYYGAATVEAFAFKDKPVFVVGGGNSAGQAAMYLSRTASEVSILIRRADLSETMSQYLIDQINNTPNIRVMPFTEVEEALGDERLACLVLRNTQSGETTKVPACGLFIFIGTKPLTDWIELNIIRDPKGFIETGRNLVNYDDYTRTWKLDREPYLLETCSPGIFAAGDVRAGAMNRVASAVGEGAMAVSFVHKYLAET, encoded by the coding sequence ATGAAACAACCTATCATTCTCGCCATTGACGACGACGAGCCGGTGTTGCAGGCGCTGCGGCGGGACCTGCGGCAGCAATACCGGCAGGACTATCGCGTGATCGCCACCACGTCGGCCCACGAAGCCCTCGAAACCCTGACCGAGCTGAAGCGCCGCAAGGAGGCGCTCGCCCTGCTGGTGTCGGACCAGCGGATGCCCGAAATGCTGGGTGTGGATTTTCTGGCCCAGGCCCGCAAGCTCTTTCCCGAAGCCAAAACCGTGCTGCTGACGGCCTATTCGGATATTGAAGCCGCCATCCGGGCCATCAACGATGTGCAGTTGGATTACTACCTGACCAAGCCCTGGAACCCGCCGGAAGAAAAACTGTTTCCGGTGCTGGACGAACTGCTGTCGGACTGGCAGATGCACTACCGGCCCAGTTTCGAAGGCATGCAGCTGGTAGGGTATCAGTTTTCGCCCCAGACCCACGATTTGAAGGATTTTCTGTCGGGCAATCTGTTTCCGTATCAGTGGCTCGACGTCGAATCCTCTAAAAAGGCAAAGGAACTGGTGGAGGTTAACGGCCTCACCCCGGCGGACCTGCCGGCGGTGGTGCTGGAAGACGGCTCCGTGCTCAAACGCCCCACTCTTTCGCAACTGGGCGAACGGCTGGGCTTTTCGCCCAAGGCGTCGGCCTCGCTGTATGACCTTGCCATTATCGGGGCCGGTCCGGCCGGGCTGGCCGCCGCCGTGTATGGCGGGTCGGAAGGACTCAAGACAATCCTGATCGACAAGCGCGCGCCCGGCGGGCAGGCGGGCACCAGTTCCCGCATCGAAAATTATCTCGGCTTCCCCAACGGCCTCAGCGGTGCCGAACTGACCCGCCGGGCCATCACCCAGGCGACCCGGTTCGGCGTGGAATTTCTGGCCCCACAGGAGGTCACGTCCATCAAGTCGGAGGGGCAGTACAAACGGATTCATCTGGCCGACGGCGGCGAGGTCATGGCCCGGAGCATCCTGCTCAGTACGGGCGTTTCGTACCACAAGCTCGACAACCCGAGTCTGGAGCGGTTTACCGGCGCGGGGGTCTACTACGGGGCCGCCACCGTCGAGGCGTTTGCCTTCAAGGACAAGCCGGTGTTTGTCGTCGGCGGCGGCAATTCGGCCGGTCAGGCGGCCATGTACCTGTCGCGGACCGCTTCGGAAGTTTCTATTTTGATCCGCCGGGCGGACCTGTCCGAGACGATGTCGCAGTACCTCATCGACCAGATTAACAACACGCCCAACATCCGGGTGATGCCGTTTACGGAGGTGGAGGAAGCACTCGGCGACGAACGGCTGGCCTGCCTGGTTTTGCGAAATACCCAGTCGGGCGAAACAACTAAAGTCCCGGCCTGCGGGTTATTCATTTTTATCGGCACCAAGCCCTTGACGGACTGGATCGAACTGAACATCATCCGGGACCCGAAAGGCTTCATCGAAACCGGCCGCAATCTGGTGAATTACGACGATTACACCCGTACCTGGAAACTCGACCGCGAACCGTACCTGCTGGAAACCTGTAGTCCGGGCATTTTTGCGGCGGGCGACGTGCGGGCCGGTGCCATGAACCGCGTGGCCTCCGCCGTGGGCGAAGGGGCGATGGCGGTCAGTTTTGTTCATAAATACCTTGCAGAAACCTGA